AATGTTTATGTAATAATCTGATTATCCACAGCATGATAAAATATGATTATACTTATTTTACTGTATATCTGAATTTTGTTCACTGTTCATCTGAATGCAGTATCTCCTTTTTAAATGGTCAAAACTGGACTTACCAAGTTGGATGTTTCTGATCCAGACAGACtgtttggtttcttttaaaattttctcaAAATAAACCCCAGCAAATCCACTTGAAAAGCAGGCTATAAGGACTGCTATAAGACCAACAAATTGAGATCCTGCTGACAACTCTTTAGTAGTTGTTGCTTGAGAATCTGAGGGCCACTaagtgtaaaaacaaaacaatgtgtgtacattttaaaaaaatgatacaaATTATTTCATAAAATTAAGTTTTAATGTTTATAGAATGCACGTTTGTTTTCTATCAAGGGTCTGTACTGCTGATAAATGCAGAGAGGTTTATTGCACGATTGTAAAGTCTTATATTCTGTTATCACATATTTTCGAACATTTCACTAAATCTACTGTTAAAATTTTTTCCTTTGTATCTTGTTGAATAAGGGATAAAATTCTGTGCTCACTGAAATTAACAGCAAAACTCACACTAGCTTctacagggccaggatttcacccaagataTCTTATGAATGGCAGGAGGACAGATATTATATATAGTGTTTGTGTGTataatgtttattattttataaaaaatgaTGCAAGGCTGTAGGCAAATACATATTGAAAAGTTTCTTAAGAACTGTAAgaggttaaaaaaatcaaaagtaacTCAAACTTCagagcagacaaaaaaaaaattaatccatcTCCGCAAACTCTCCTATCCTATGATTCTACCCTGGAAATTTTGGAAACTTTGTATTTCACTTAGTTAGTTCCAGGAGCACAATATAATAACCTACACTCAAATACTTGTGTTCCttaataaaaagaataaaagaaatccCAAATAACTTAGACACATACTATATTTACCTGTACAAATGCAACTCCCGTCATCAAAATCACTAATGATAACCATTGGTATACACCTAATTTCTTACTTAGCATGGACACAGAAAATAATGCGGTAGTAAGAATTTTTAATTGATATGTGACCTGAAAAGACAAAATAAAGTTATCACTATACAACCTGTTTTTTGTCTGCACAATTATGGCAAAATCTAAAAACACAATACCTGGTAAGTGGCTGCATCTAGATTTGACAGTGCTACATACAGCAAGTTATTCTGGAGAGTATAAATCCCTGATGGAATAGCAAGTTTAAGTGTTTCCATAGGCTTGTTAAGGATTTCATCACGTAACACTCTGTTCAGAGCCTGTAAATTGCACTCTATTCaaagaaacaataaaagaaataaagattaaaaaaaaagagagagggaaaacGGGAGGGCTACAAATTGTAACAGTTTTTTTAGATTGCTACACGTTTTTTATGACAACTTTTGTCTTCAGAAAACTCAAAATGCTGTATGATCTTTCTCAGATTTTTACATTTATTCTATAAAGGTATGCAACTCCTGATACTTGCTATCATACAAAGTGTCCGCATTAGCCCAAAATACTAAAGCTGAAACAATTATCCAAAATAATGTTCACAAATCCTATGCTGATTACAATTTCTGTGACTAAGAATTTAATAAggcttcctaaaaaaaaaaaaaaagtagaaatctTTCCACTTGAAACTTCAACATCGCTTCATTTTGCAGCTCaatcttttctttaaatttaTACTAAGCTTATGAAAACCCGTTATGTGTTTATGGATGTGTCACTTGAACCAAATGGGAAGATTTTTGTTTGAGGGTTGAAAACTAAGGACAAGATATTGAGATTCTGGAAAGAGGAAAATGATTGTGCTATATAAAACATACAATGTGAGAACTAAAGTGAGTTTGAAAATACAGAAAGTTATTTTGATCTTAGATATTGGGCTTCTTTCTATAATACTGAAACAGCTTCTCTCCTTTCATGCTTGCATGACCTCACTGTGGCTCCTGCATTTGTCACTTATGCTTCAAGCACATCTACAGCTTTGTGCCTTCCCTTTCTCCTAATCCTACTCATTCTTCTCTAGAGATGCTTTCTGGGTGAACAGAAGGTGCAGGCCTGTTACCAGGACAACAGTTCTTGCCCTACATCCATGACCTGTCAAGTGGAATCTTTTGGGTATATATTTATACAAAATTTACAAAAGATTATACTGCATGCTTAGGTATGACGTACAAAACAGAAGAAGTCTTTCCTGCTTGTAGGTTAACTTTCTCATAGAAATGGTTTTAGATCTTTTCACATATTTTGACACGGGAAGGGCAATCTTTTGTTCTCTCTATCTTGGCATTCACATAGCTCCTTATCACAGCATTCGAGCACCTGTTTTTCCAGTTGTCATCGAAATACAACAATTGGTAAATATAGGAAAGCTACTTCTAGATTAAAATCTGAAACATACTGCTGTCTTTGTAGACCAATAAAATGCAGGCCATAATCTTCAAAAATTCAGCAACAACTACTGCAGTAGAGGATAAGTAACGAGGTCCTTCCTCTTTCAATGTCCGAGAATATCGCATAGTCAAAACTAAACTAGTAGTCTGAAAGACCAAGATCCCCAAGGAAAGGTATTTTAAATTGGTAGACATTGCTTGACTTTCAGTTTCCTGAAacagaataaaaaggaaaaaaattaaaagttaaaaCCAAAACCAGACAGTTTCTCTGTGAATTAGCATTTTTAAAGGGTATCCAGGGAACATAGCTACTGAAGGGAATTGAGAGAGAGTTTGTCTATCGAATTCCCTAATCAGAAAACAATGGTGTAAAGAATGAATTCATTTCCAGGGACTGTATGTAGTAAAATAACGCATGGTGATACTACCAAAGTTTTAGGAAGAATAATCCTTATTACATAAGAAACACCTGCAATAATAATGCTCTTGATTCTCACTCAGTTTTTACTATTAGTATGCAAGACTTCATTCCAATCAAGGGTGGAATAAACGTGTTTAAATAGGACTTTGATACTTAAGAGATTACAGAAAGTAAATATTCCACATAATAAGGTTTAGTATAGTAACATGGCAGTCATAAATAGAACGGTTCCTTGCACATTCAAAGAtctattgaaataaataaatctaatttGACAATGTTAATAAAAAAGGATATAAAAGCCTAAAAACCTTAAATGCTTTTCATAATACATGATTATAGATTAGAAGAATATAGATCCAACAACAAACATTGCAGTGATGTCAGAACCAATATGCTGATTATtgtattaaaattaaatattcctTATATTTGCTCTGGGTAATGAAAAATTTCACAGACATCTTTACTGTAACTATTAATGCACGTTCTCCCACTGTACATGTACATTTCTACATATATCTTCTAATTTACCAATTAGAGACCAAATAGTAGTCACTAAGATAGTCCCTCAAATTTCTACTTTAAAAACACTTGAAATGTTGAGAGGCCCTAAACCTGccaacacttatgcacatgtttaacATGTTTCACAGTACAATAGTTACTAACTACATTTACAGTAACTCCAGTTATAATCAGTGTTGATGAAATATAATCCCTGTATTGAAAATTCACCTGTCTGTCAAACAATGTAGGCTCCAGAAAGGCCAACACTGAAACTACAGGTGTAACTTCAATTACATCATATCAGTAAGATGAAAAGAACAAAGACCCAATTCTGCAAATACATCAGCAAGTGGCAAAGCCTAAATGTCCTGTCTAAAGTATGAAAATTCACTGAAGCTAATACTGATTACACCAGTGAAGCTGAATcaacatcaggaatcataaagTATATAGGCCTCTGGCTACTACCATCACTTTAAGCACTGTATTTATCAGATCTGAGCTAAGCAGCACCTAGTACAGACGGCAAGAGAGATGATTAGGCCTGTTTTAGGAGAACTAGCAAAATCCTTCGTGTTAACAAGGAAATCCAGAACAGTATCACTGGAATTAAGTACATTATAGTTGCTTCATTTTCTTCTATTCCTCCCAGTTATTAGCTATGAATGCTTACCATACAAATAGATTCATACTGAAGACACATCAACTTTACGTTCCATGGAAAACGTACCAATTACAGCATTCGCTATTTGTATATTGAACCAAAAtcataatactttaaaaaaagattaaaaaaaggaagTCCATGAGCATACAAGTAGAATAAACAAAAAGAGTAAAATTCAAGACAAGTCATTCTGGTCCACATTTTTAAGTTTCTGTGCTTGATATATGCAATGCCCAATGCATGCACAAGGTGGAGAGGTGCATATGCTCACACAGGTAATATATAATTCTTGACTTGCAAGTATCTAGCGTTGTGTGTAAAGCTGAACATGTAGAAAATATGCaagtacctttgaaaatttgCACCTGAAattaaagctattttaaaatgacTGCAGTTCTGtgtcaaaatatattttataaaactaGTTATTCTTTCCCAGATCCGCACAGCTGTATTATTAATATAATTCTGTCTTATATAGATATGGTGTCTCAGAGTTTAGATGGATTTTTTCCAGGTAAATATGTAAAGTGGCTATAAAATGTGGGTACTTAAGGAAACAACAAAAATTTGACAAGATTTGTAACCATTCAGCCACAGATGGAGATTAACTGCATTTCTGTTCTCTGGGCACTAAGATTATTTGCAGTACGTAGTACCTGGCTGCATACATTTTTGTAAAAGCCCATTTGTACTGTTTGTGCTATTTACTGCAATAAATTAAGTAGAAAAACTTCTGGAGTAAGAGGCAATACAAGACTACTGGTGTTGAAAATTAACTGGTTGATCGTCAACCAGAACTGAGCAATATAAAGACCCTATGTACTTTGCAGCAAGTCTGACCTCAACGCTGTGGCAATCGGGTAAGGTAGACTGAAGATTTTTTAGCAGCTTTAGATAAATGCAAAAACTAAGTTATTTAactaaatatgaaaatgaatgtTACTACAATATCATTTATTTACATAATTTTACATTAAATTAAGTTTTATgctatgccaacatttttatatcTTCAGTGCATTGGAGATGTACTATTTTAGAGAAGATGTTAAGGTAAAGCTGAAGATTTCTGTACTTGGAGTTTTTGACACCTGGAATGGTGTAGAAGGCAGCACTTGAGTTTGAGAGATAAGCACATTATTCTTAGGCTGCTACACAAAGAAAACTTGGATAACTTTCCACCTGTAGTAGCAATGGTGGAGGCTATACAGTTGACAAACACCTgagtcctgtctacactacagccttcacTGTTGCTGGCATAGTGAAGCTACACTGATGATGAAACAGAGGAGCTAATTTTCCCAGTATAGAAGAGACCTAATATTTCCCCGTTTTATTTTCATAGGTGTGGGATTACAGTGTGTCCACGCTGTATTAGATTGCTTCTGAAACCAGCAGATCTTAGGGCTGAAACCCAGTAGTATTCTATGAAATTAATTTCATATTACGTTGTATGAATTCCAAGCCACCATattttcttattctttttttGGATGAAGGTGATCTTGCATATTAATATGAGAGTTTTGCCAATTATCATTTTCATTCACACCAAACAATTCCTCCTACCTTCTACGGTACCCATCCTTTCTTTTAACAAGGAGTGTTTGGGATCTGGCACCACAATCACCATTAGATGGTTAAAGAGAATATGGGTTTCTCCTAAAATACATTTACAGATAAGTTTTTTCCAAAACTTTTAAATCTCACAATCAAAATGCTTCTGAACAAATTCCtttgaaataaatacatataaaTTAGAATAAAGACCTTTGCAGAATCCTTTGATAGTCAACTTCTGTATTCTGGGAACTAGCAAAGCAATACTGAAATACAGGTCATCCCTACAAATGAAGTTTTGAACAGTGCTCTGGAATGATCTTTAAAATGGGTCATATCATCAGTAAATACTGCCCATTTCCATTTATTGAAACACATCATTTTATTATGTAATTTAAAAATAGCACTAATGGTTTAGATATTATGACTCTTAAGTTAATATTCAGCATCACAAATACCATCACAAAAActtttccattaaaaacaaaacaaacatacacTAGACAAATATGAAAAATACATACAGAAATGTTGTTTTGTAGTACAATCTTCTGTTCATTAGCTGCCATGATTCCGGAAAACAGAAATTTTAAGATTGTAACATTATTTATTTAAGCAATGCCTCCTTAAAATTGGTTACAAATCCTTGGGTTATTTTTTTCAACCAATTCTTCCCCTGCCACACTCCTTCCAAGCAGATTTTAAAATTGGATAAAGTGCCTCAAAACGGTAGTAGCAATAGAATGTCATATTTGCATTTCATAATTCCCTGAAGAAGTCACACAGTTTTACAAATGatgcaaagagaaaaaaacccacaacaaaaaaacccacaacaacctTAAGTATGGTCAGTGatatagagaaaaaaaaatgttctcgGAGTTAAGAGTTGAATTTAGGATAGATTCCATGAAAAGTGGCCTCAGCAGTGTTCAGCAACACAGGTTTGTACACAATAATCTCACTGAATTCTAGACGGTAGGGCTGGTTCTATATATCAGATAAGTCACATGCCAGGAATTGTGTAACAATTGAACTTACGTATTTCAATAAATCACCCACGCATTCACCTTTCCAACTTGCCAGTAAGCTTATTAGCTTTGCTTTGTGTCCTTCTTCTTCTTTTCCAGAAGGATCACATATCAGCTTGTACAACTCAGTGCAAATTGGACTTGGATCCATTGAAACACATAAATGGGTACTGAACTTTGGAGCATCTGAATagtttcattggcttcagtgggactactcacacacTTGGAgtcaagcatatgcttaagtgagTTGCTAgtctgctcagcactttgcaagacATTAAAACAGCAGTGGCTGCCAGCAGCACCTAAGGCCGAGGGAGGGGCTAATCAAAGCTAGGAATTTGGTGGCATAGGTACTTTGACTTCATGAGGGAAAAAGTCTGTTTTTAACCCTGTGTAA
The DNA window shown above is from Gopherus flavomarginatus isolate rGopFla2 chromosome 7, rGopFla2.mat.asm, whole genome shotgun sequence and carries:
- the SLC35A3 gene encoding UDP-N-acetylglucosamine transporter isoform X1, coding for MAANEQKIVLQNNISETESQAMSTNLKYLSLGILVFQTTSLVLTMRYSRTLKEEGPRYLSSTAVVVAEFLKIMACILLVYKDSKCNLQALNRVLRDEILNKPMETLKLAIPSGIYTLQNNLLYVALSNLDAATYQVTYQLKILTTALFSVSMLSKKLGVYQWLSLVILMTGVAFVQWPSDSQATTTKELSAGSQFVGLIAVLIACFSSGFAGVYFEKILKETKQSVWIRNIQLGFFGSIFGLMGVYIYDGELLSKNGFFQGYNKLTWIVVVLQALGGLVIAAVIKYADNILKGFATSLSIILSTLISYFWLQDFVPTSVFFFGTILVIAATFLYGYDPKPAGNPIKA
- the SLC35A3 gene encoding UDP-N-acetylglucosamine transporter isoform X2, whose product is MSTNLKYLSLGILVFQTTSLVLTMRYSRTLKEEGPRYLSSTAVVVAEFLKIMACILLVYKDSKCNLQALNRVLRDEILNKPMETLKLAIPSGIYTLQNNLLYVALSNLDAATYQVTYQLKILTTALFSVSMLSKKLGVYQWLSLVILMTGVAFVQWPSDSQATTTKELSAGSQFVGLIAVLIACFSSGFAGVYFEKILKETKQSVWIRNIQLGFFGSIFGLMGVYIYDGELLSKNGFFQGYNKLTWIVVVLQALGGLVIAAVIKYADNILKGFATSLSIILSTLISYFWLQDFVPTSVFFFGTILVIAATFLYGYDPKPAGNPIKA